One region of Labrus mixtus chromosome 1, fLabMix1.1, whole genome shotgun sequence genomic DNA includes:
- the aktip gene encoding AKT-interacting protein, whose protein sequence is MNLNPFWSMSANTSRKQRPDNEEQSGHGEQRASPARLPFGKKQLPPIPKNAAPITKPTATGTTAQSANGTHASYGPFYLEYSLLAEFTLVIKQKLPGIYVQPSYKSALMWFGVIFIRHGLYQDGVFKFTVYIPDNYPDGECPKFVFDIPVFHPLVDPVSGELDVRRAFNKWRRNHNHIWQVLMYARTIFYKINTTEPLNPEAAVLYEKDVQLFKSKVVDSVKLCNSHLFDLPKIDDPYAISFSPWNPAVHEEAKERMFTHKRRPEDHHKGTQVSGLSWVKPGSTQPFSKDDSPPQS, encoded by the exons ATGAACCTTAACCCCTTCTGGAGCATGTCTGCAAATACAAGTCGTAAG CAGAGACCTGACAACGAGGAACAGAGCGGGCACGGGGAGCAGAGAGCCAGCCCAGCCCGGCTGCCCTTTGGCAAAAAACAGCTTCCACCTATTCCTAAGAATGCAGCACCCATTACCAAACCTACAGCGACTGGCACTACAGCCCAGTCGGCCAATGGCACACACGCCTCCTACGGCCCCTTTTACTTGGAGTACTCTCTGCTGGCTGAGTT CACACTGGTGATTAAGCAGAAGCTCCCTGGAATTTATGTCCAGCCATCCTACAAATCAGCACTAA TGTGGTTTGGGGTCATATTCATCAGACATGGCTTGTACCAGGATGGAGTCTTCAAATTCACTGTGTATATTCCAGATAACTATCCAGATGGAGAGTGTCCT AAATTTGTGTTTGACATCCCAGTCTTCCACCCTCTTGTTGACCCTGTGTCAGGAGAGCTTGATGTCAGAAGAGCTTTCAACAAATGGAG ACGGAATCACAACCACATCTGGCAAGTCCTTATGTACGCACGGACAATTTTCTACAAGATCAATACCACAGAACCACTCAACCCAGAGGCTGCCGTGCT aTATGAAAAGGATGTGCAGTTGTTCAAAAGCAAAGTGGTGGATAGCGTAAAACTATGCAACAGTCATCTCTTTGACCTGCCCAAAATAGATGACCCCTACGCAATAAG TTTTTCTCCGTGGAACCCAGCCGTTCATGAAGAAGCAAAAGAGCGAATGTTCACACACAAA AGACGGCCAGAGGATCACCACAAGGGAACACAGGTGTCGGGGTTGTCTTGGGTGAAGCCAGGATCGACGCAGCCCTTCAGCAAAGACGACAGCCCTCCCCAGAGCTGA